From Variimorphobacter saccharofermentans, one genomic window encodes:
- the tnpC gene encoding IS66 family transposase, whose amino-acid sequence MAIKYTEEQLNSFDKVVLVQLLLANQEQLASIDQKLQLVLEQLATANHKRYGRSSEKLDIDQQIAFKEVDDQIVFFNEAEAVANLGEIDVEDEDTVKSKPTKRKGKREEDLKGLPIVKIEHTMSEEELRKEFGGSAWKQLPDEVYKRYKFTPSKVEVEEHHVAVYASKKDDHIIKAKHPGYLLRNSLVSPSLEAAIINGKYVNAVPLYRLEKEFERYNLNISRQDMANWTIQCADRYLAILYDYLHERIYDYHVLQADETPVLVNKDGRTAGSKSYMWVYRTGRMYQDKQIVLYDYQQTRNTSHPREFLKNFKGVCVTDGYQVYHTLDKERDDLTIAGCWAHARRRYDEAVKALPEKDQKSSLAYLALKQIQAIYREEKRLSELSPEERLKLRQVSVKPLVEAYFVWVKEHIGKVLSKSKTWSGFNYSINQEKYLKAFLDDGEVPMDNNAAEQSIRGFCIGKKNWVMIDTINGAKSSAIIYSIAETAKVNNLKPYNYFEYLLTEIPKHLDETDRSFCEDLLPWSPKLPAECRK is encoded by the coding sequence ATGGCAATAAAATATACCGAAGAACAACTGAATAGCTTCGATAAGGTCGTATTGGTTCAGTTGCTTCTAGCCAATCAGGAACAGCTTGCGTCCATTGACCAAAAACTTCAATTGGTGCTTGAACAGCTTGCCACAGCAAACCATAAACGCTATGGCAGGTCTTCTGAAAAGCTAGATATCGATCAGCAGATCGCCTTTAAAGAAGTAGACGATCAGATTGTGTTTTTCAATGAGGCAGAGGCAGTTGCCAACCTAGGCGAGATCGATGTCGAAGATGAAGATACCGTAAAATCAAAACCAACGAAACGCAAAGGCAAACGAGAAGAAGATTTAAAGGGACTTCCTATCGTTAAGATTGAGCATACCATGTCTGAAGAAGAACTCAGAAAGGAATTTGGCGGATCAGCATGGAAACAGCTTCCGGATGAAGTGTACAAACGATATAAATTCACCCCGTCTAAAGTAGAGGTGGAAGAACATCACGTAGCTGTTTATGCCAGTAAAAAGGATGATCACATAATAAAAGCAAAGCATCCGGGCTATCTTCTTAGAAATAGCCTGGTATCTCCATCGTTGGAAGCTGCTATCATAAACGGAAAATATGTCAATGCTGTTCCTCTTTACCGTTTGGAAAAAGAGTTTGAACGATATAATCTTAACATCTCCCGTCAGGATATGGCAAACTGGACCATCCAATGTGCAGACCGATATCTGGCAATCCTATATGATTATCTACATGAACGGATTTATGATTATCATGTACTTCAGGCAGATGAGACACCAGTCCTTGTTAATAAGGACGGGCGTACTGCCGGATCTAAGAGTTATATGTGGGTCTACCGTACGGGTAGGATGTATCAGGACAAGCAAATCGTCCTATACGATTACCAACAGACCAGAAACACAAGCCACCCAAGAGAATTCCTTAAGAATTTCAAGGGAGTCTGTGTTACCGATGGTTATCAGGTATATCACACCTTAGATAAAGAACGTGACGATCTGACCATCGCCGGTTGTTGGGCGCATGCCCGACGTAGATATGATGAAGCGGTCAAGGCTCTTCCTGAGAAAGATCAAAAGAGCAGCCTTGCATATCTGGCATTAAAGCAGATACAGGCAATCTACCGGGAAGAAAAGCGATTAAGCGAGCTCTCACCGGAAGAAAGACTGAAACTTCGCCAGGTCAGTGTGAAACCATTGGTAGAGGCTTACTTTGTATGGGTAAAAGAACACATCGGCAAAGTTCTTTCAAAAAGCAAAACATGGAGTGGATTTAACTATTCCATCAATCAGGAAAAATATCTAAAAGCATTCCTGGATGATGGTGAAGTGCCAATGGACAATAATGCTGCTGAACAATCAATCCGTGGTTTTTGTATCGGTAAGAAAAACTGGGTAATGATCGATACCATCAATGGGGCTAAATCCAGTGCCATTATTTACAGTATTGCCGAAACGGCGAAAGTAAACAATTTGAAACCTTATAATTACTTCGAATATCTTCTGACAGAAATCCCGAAGCATCTGGATGAAACAGACCGGAGTTTCTGTGAAGACCTGCTTCCGTGGTCGCCAAAGCTGCCTGCGGAATGCAGAAAATAG
- a CDS encoding transglutaminase domain-containing protein: MKNKIIVFVLLISLLLPFSYVDAHEKVFKINTSYDDSNNIQIETKDKSLIIDFPDEKRYEFSTIHLLDEDGIEHNGQWYETYEPIEYSIVNLEDGIYYLQIFIRSEKDGLYWGYIYGEGIKIKLVNDSVEILMSEVYERNLEKYNSIKNDKLTLQYYLQPSYWVESDNEKIVSLANEIIDGIEDDYEKVRAIHDWVCNNIYYDYDAYYGYSDYDSISALETLESRRSVCQGYADLTAALLRASGFPTKVVSGYALGLSVDSGWDDKIISSGESNHAWNEVYVSDRWVILDTTWNSNNNYSNKKFSENTGLSDYKYFDISIELFSSDHLIVSDDSEADEYASSYYLDKVKVTPAKKTLYLNNSKKRTVTIKSSISKDAEELGVKITYKSNNPKVAKVSKKGKVTAASKGKATIITTIQIGTETETFKTLITVK; the protein is encoded by the coding sequence ATGAAAAATAAAATTATAGTATTTGTTTTACTAATTAGCCTACTTCTGCCTTTTTCTTATGTTGATGCTCATGAAAAAGTATTTAAAATCAACACCTCATATGATGATAGCAATAATATTCAAATTGAGACGAAAGATAAAAGCCTAATAATTGATTTTCCCGATGAAAAGCGTTATGAGTTTAGTACAATCCACCTATTAGATGAGGATGGAATTGAACATAATGGACAATGGTATGAGACATATGAACCAATTGAATATAGCATTGTTAATCTTGAAGATGGTATTTACTATTTGCAAATATTTATACGCTCAGAAAAGGATGGACTTTATTGGGGATATATATATGGTGAAGGTATAAAAATTAAACTTGTCAATGATAGTGTTGAAATCCTCATGTCTGAGGTATATGAAAGAAATCTGGAAAAATATAACTCAATAAAAAACGATAAATTAACACTGCAATATTATTTGCAACCAAGTTACTGGGTTGAATCAGACAATGAAAAAATTGTTTCGCTAGCAAATGAGATAATAGATGGAATAGAAGATGATTATGAAAAAGTACGAGCTATACATGACTGGGTTTGTAACAATATTTATTATGATTATGATGCGTATTACGGATATAGTGATTATGATAGCATAAGTGCTTTAGAAACATTAGAAAGCCGTAGAAGTGTCTGTCAAGGATATGCTGATTTAACTGCAGCTTTACTAAGAGCAAGTGGATTTCCTACTAAGGTGGTATCAGGATATGCATTAGGGCTGAGTGTTGATTCAGGATGGGATGATAAAATAATATCATCAGGTGAGTCAAATCATGCATGGAATGAAGTCTATGTTTCAGATAGATGGGTCATTTTAGACACAACATGGAATTCTAATAATAATTATTCCAATAAAAAGTTCTCAGAGAATACGGGTTTAAGTGATTATAAATACTTTGATATTTCTATTGAGTTGTTTTCTTCTGATCATTTAATAGTATCAGATGATTCTGAAGCTGATGAATATGCTTCTTCTTATTATTTAGATAAGGTAAAAGTTACTCCAGCTAAAAAGACCCTGTATCTCAACAACTCGAAAAAAAGGACAGTAACAATTAAGTCTTCTATATCAAAAGATGCTGAAGAATTAGGCGTTAAAATTACATATAAATCAAATAATCCAAAGGTAGCGAAAGTAAGTAAAAAAGGAAAAGTAACGGCGGCATCAAAAGGAAAAGCAACAATTATCACAACGATTCAAATTGGAACAGAGACAGAAACTTTTAAAACATTAATAACTGTAAAGTAG
- a CDS encoding metallophosphoesterase, translating to MSIIYAMSDIHGCLLQFEEALSLIDLSGDNKLVLLGDYIHGGPDSYGVLEKIMELEQTYGNDKVIVLVGNHEDMAMNGRWPISEDRFADDDKDYEVDDDKYLYWMQTLRRYYTTENQIFCHAGVDEDAGDMWEWGTDDYTFTEKYPAETGKFCMDIIAGHVGTSKISGDPYFHDIYFDGESHYYIDGTVLDSGKIPVIKVDTVRNKYYRVAETGDWIILPYDEEN from the coding sequence ATGAGTATAATATATGCGATGAGTGATATTCATGGATGTCTTTTGCAGTTTGAGGAAGCCTTATCCTTGATAGATTTATCGGGAGACAATAAGTTGGTTTTACTAGGAGATTATATTCATGGAGGTCCAGATTCATATGGAGTTCTTGAAAAAATAATGGAACTTGAGCAAACATATGGTAATGATAAAGTCATTGTTTTGGTTGGTAATCATGAGGATATGGCTATGAATGGAAGATGGCCCATCTCTGAAGATAGATTTGCAGATGATGATAAAGATTATGAGGTGGATGATGACAAATATTTGTATTGGATGCAAACACTTAGGCGTTATTATACGACTGAAAATCAGATTTTTTGCCATGCAGGTGTAGATGAAGATGCTGGAGATATGTGGGAGTGGGGAACAGATGATTACACATTTACAGAAAAGTATCCAGCAGAGACAGGTAAGTTTTGCATGGATATAATTGCAGGACATGTAGGTACATCAAAAATTTCAGGTGATCCATATTTTCATGATATTTATTTTGATGGAGAAAGTCATTATTATATAGATGGAACTGTTTTAGATAGTGGAAAAATTCCAGTAATCAAAGTTGACACTGTACGAAACAAATACTATCGCGTTGCAGAGACAGGAGATTGGATAATCCTTCCCTATGACGAAGAAAATTAA
- a CDS encoding response regulator produces the protein MKRRGILKIKKVINIEYTILKHIAIKKELGSEGIRQVVLADNAEKGIEEIERAEAAGEPYDQLICDMHYNFFGKDVPKAGEKTLKLLQEKGIKIPVIFCS, from the coding sequence ATGAAGCGGAGGGGTATTTTAAAGATAAAAAAGGTAATCAATATCGAGTATACAATTCTCAAACATATAGCTATAAAAAAAGAACTTGGGTCTGAAGGAATTCGACAGGTTGTCCTTGCGGATAATGCAGAAAAAGGAATAGAGGAAATCGAGCGCGCGGAAGCCGCTGGTGAACCATATGATCAGTTGATTTGTGATATGCATTATAACTTTTTTGGTAAGGATGTTCCGAAAGCAGGAGAGAAGACTTTAAAGCTTCTACAAGAAAAGGGAATAAAGATTCCAGTAATTTTCTGTTCTTAG
- a CDS encoding large conductance mechanosensitive channel protein MscL, which produces MKMYLKKIKNSVRNFKVNPIDNLAVIIPALIVLTMVIGWIVAFIMFIVDGGYLKQITQIRLSGFGFDGVKKSLTNGTIHILYGSFVGTIVKVLLCSQSIIILISFFKKATKVKRVIMIIDLVIAGIIIVGILLLIWLYIGKIRLSDSQIISLINFLNGIDKQKKQLFLIVLVVVVVAIVISALVLILTSESKWMFKDGSLAALSFLLFPLALLLVENIIPLIVGALFLAIIACVIWLILYLVASGGLSSGEGASSASSSSVSSSSGYSSYSGTSSKKQADAVKMKDKNCEYVDLGFLGMKLYRVRGILHDYVERDNGVGTGEVCSLDDLRKGNFHIYDKATGKEIKECDIPWRN; this is translated from the coding sequence ATGAAAATGTATTTGAAAAAGATAAAGAATTCAGTTCGGAATTTTAAAGTAAATCCTATAGATAATCTAGCTGTAATTATTCCTGCATTAATTGTTCTGACTATGGTAATTGGATGGATAGTAGCATTTATCATGTTTATTGTTGATGGTGGGTATTTAAAACAGATTACACAAATCAGATTAAGTGGTTTTGGCTTTGATGGTGTTAAAAAATCTCTAACAAATGGAACGATACATATATTATATGGGAGCTTTGTAGGTACCATAGTTAAAGTTTTGTTATGCTCTCAATCTATAATAATTTTAATATCGTTTTTTAAAAAAGCTACTAAGGTTAAAAGGGTTATAATGATTATTGATCTTGTGATTGCAGGAATTATCATTGTAGGTATACTTTTGCTTATATGGCTATATATAGGGAAAATTAGACTCTCAGACTCTCAGATTATTTCATTAATTAATTTTTTAAATGGTATAGATAAGCAGAAGAAACAACTTTTTTTAATAGTGCTTGTAGTAGTTGTTGTAGCAATAGTTATTTCTGCTCTAGTATTAATATTAACTTCTGAAAGTAAATGGATGTTTAAAGATGGTTCACTAGCAGCATTATCTTTTCTACTATTTCCTTTGGCATTATTACTGGTAGAAAATATTATTCCTTTGATTGTAGGAGCGCTTTTTCTTGCGATTATAGCTTGTGTAATATGGCTGATCCTTTATTTGGTCGCAAGTGGAGGATTATCTAGTGGTGAAGGAGCTAGTTCAGCAAGCAGCTCATCTGTTAGTTCTAGTAGTGGTTATTCTTCGTATTCTGGTACAAGTAGTAAAAAGCAGGCCGATGCTGTTAAAATGAAAGATAAAAATTGTGAATATGTAGACCTGGGCTTCTTAGGGATGAAGCTATATAGGGTTCGAGGAATATTGCATGATTATGTGGAGCGAGATAATGGAGTAGGTACAGGTGAAGTTTGCTCATTAGATGATCTTAGAAAAGGTAACTTTCATATTTATGATAAGGCAACTGGCAAAGAGATAAAGGAGTGCGATATTCCTTGGAGAAATTAA